The Pelmatolapia mariae isolate MD_Pm_ZW linkage group LG10_11, Pm_UMD_F_2, whole genome shotgun sequence genome includes a region encoding these proteins:
- the rbm27 gene encoding RNA-binding protein 27 isoform X2, which produces MIIENVEALKSWLAKLLEPICDADPSALANYVVALVKKDKPEKELKALCADQLDVFLQKETVGFVDKLFECLTTKNYLGNPAAKETPKEEIKLPAVKAEVVEAETPEEENRRRRSPLRNRSDFNESRNRDERRRDERKRRDFDRHGKSGSDSHRERERHERRRGSPRGRSYSRSRSRSRSGSRGKSRDREHRGGRDFKSKFEAERKDTDGYNSSTTSGSLQQQQQHPPPLLPLHTPLHPFSSSSSSSGAGGVPVATPAHLPDSTTDSWSGYYGTRQDGVCKPFSKTASLKQRCRDYDEKGFCVRGDHCLYDHGSDPLIVDDVNLPNIIPFPPPPILPPAGLPMPPITEPPPSLRMPSMPPYGQPPPPGVFPMTDNYDPEGYNPESPGLTVAGRNPYRQFIPRVQSQRSNLIGLTSSEGQGSRAANIVIQTEPATAPSTPGSNVSRFNTEQDSRKRTMGPSTAEGPAPKKPWMEKPSFNNQHKGAFPKRNHYVNTKLEVRKIPRELNNITKLNEHFSKFGTIVNIQVVFGGDPDAALIQYTKNEEARRAISSTEAVLNNRFIRVYWHREPGANATGLQQQEQSSGSQVAGSAPNQGLQHSNMHKGIKQHNPAAYVLNKTIPKHHLSAAAGATTNAKSDNLNPNTDTAAVVPAPTNTQKGHYTSTATKSSSKSLGKTGKALEAQEALKKKQEALKLQQDMRKKKQEMLETQIECQKALISRLEKNRGMKPEERANIMKTLKELTEKITQLQNEMNPASQVSSAKTNHSQPKTKTDAQKELLDAELDFHKKMSSGEDTTDLKRKLGQLQVEATRLGLIRPPAGRGRGRGKLGPDPGVMHVGRGRSRNREMMARGGPVNRMVVDHRPRALAILGVTQEEKEELMPHFVKFGEIEDLRDQDANSVVMTFKTRSEAENAANQGAKFKGRVLQISWYKPKTPSVTTEPEEEEAKDEDSAKEASSYLPGEEEEEEEEEEDDDEDDEYESRSWRR; this is translated from the exons ATGATCATAGAAAATGTTGAAGCCTTGAAATCGTGGCTGGCAAAGCTCCTGGAGCCGAT ATGTGATGCTGACCCCTCTGCATTAGCCAACTATGTAGTTGCTCTTGTGAAGAAGGACAAACCAGAGAAGGAACTGAAAGCACTTTGTGCTGATCAGCTTGATGTCTTCCTACAAAAAg AGACGGTGGGATTTGTTGATAAACTTTTTGAATGTTTGACGACCAAGAACTACCTGGGAAATCCTGCTGCCAAGGAAACTCCCAAAGAGGAGATTAAACTGCCTGCAGTCAAGGCTGAAGTTGTTGAG GCTGAAACACCCGAGGAAGAGAACAGGCGAAGGAGAAGTCCTCTGAGAAATCGCTCTGACTTCAATGAGTCCAG GAACCGCGATGAGAGGAGGCGAGACGAGCGCAAGCGCCGTGACTTTGATCGGCACGGGAAAAGCGGCAGCGACTCCCACCGGGAGCGTGAGCGCCATGAGCGGCGCAGGGGCAGCCCCCGTGGGAGAAGCTACAGCAGGAGCCGCAGCCGGAGCAGGAGTGGCAGTCGTGGAAAGAGCAGGGATAGGGAGCACAGAGGAGGCAGAG ACTTCAAGTCAAAGTTTGAGGCAGAAAGGAAGGACACTGATGGATACAACTCTTCCACCACATCCGgctctctgcagcagcagcagcagcacccgCCACCTCTCCTGCCcttacacacacctctgcatcccttttcctcttcttcctcgtcTTCAGGAGCTGGGGGTGTACCGGTAGCAACACCGGCTCACTTGCCCGACAGCACTACAGACAGCTGGTCTGGCTACTACGGAACGAGGCAAGATGGTGTTTGCAAACCTTTCAGCAAGACTGCTTCACTCAAACAGCGCTGCAGGGATTACGATG AAAAAGGATTTTGTGTCCGTGGTGACCATTGTCTCTATGATCACGGCAGTGACCCCCTCATAGTCGACGATGTCAATCTACCAAATATTATTCCGTTCCCACCCCCACCTATTCTGCCACCTGCCGGGCTGCCCATGCCCCCCATCACTGAACCACCTCCCTCCCTCAGGATGCCTTCTATGCCACCCTATGGCCAGCCACCACCACCAGGTGTTTTCCCTATGACAG ACAACTACGATCCAGAAGGCTACAACCCAGAATCTCCAGGCCTGACTGTAGCAGGACGTAACCCATATCGTCAGTTTATTCCCCGGGTGCAGTCTCAACGCTCCAACCTCATTGGCCTCACCTCCAGTGAAGGTCAAGGCTCCAGAG CTGCCAACATAGTGATCCAGACAGAACCAGCTACTGCACCCAGCACTCCTGGAAGTAACGTGTCCCGTTTCAACACAGAGCAGGACAGCAGGAAGAGGACCATGGGACCCAGTACAGCTGAAGGGCCAGCACCTAAAAAACCCTGGATGGAAAA GCCGAGCTTCAACAACCAGCATAAGGGTGCTTTTCCCAAGAGGAATCATTACGTGAACACAAAGTTGGAGGTGCGCAAGATCCCGCGCGAGCTCAACAACATCACCAAACTGAACGAGCACTTCAGCAAGTTTGGAACCATCGTCAATATACAG GTTGTGTTTGGCGGAGACCCAGATGCGGCATTGATCCAGTACACAAAGAATGAAGAAGCCAGACGAGCCATATCCAGCACAGAAGCGGTCCTTAACAACCGCTTTATCCGCGTGTACTGGCACCGCGAGCCTGGTGCCAATGCCACAGGCcttcagcagcaggagcagagcTCAGGGAGCCAGGTGGCCGGGTCAGCGCCCAACCAGGGGCTGCAGCACAGCAACATGCATAAA GGGATCAAGCAGCACAATCCAGCTGCTTATGTGTTGAACAAGACTATACCCAAGCATCATCTGTCTGCAGCAGCTGGGGCCACGACAAATGCCAAGTCGGACAACCTGAATCCAAACACAGACACGGCTGCT GTGGTGCCTGCTCCTACAAACACTCAGAAGGGCCACTACACTTCCACAGCCACCAAGTCTTCCTCAAAGAGCCTTGGGAAAACGGGAAAAGCACTGGAAGCACAGGAAGCTCTCAAGAAAAAGCAG GAGGCACTAAAACTCCAGCAAGACATGAGAAAGAAGAAACAGGAGATGTTAGAGACACAGATTGAgtgtcagaaa GCACTGATAAGTCGACTGGAGAAAAACCGAGGCATGAAACCTGAAGAGAGGGCCAACATCATGAAAACGCTGAAAGAACTAACGGAAAAGATCACCCAGCTCCAGAATGAAATGAACCCTGCCTCCCAGGTCTCAAGCGCCAAAACTAACCACAGCCAGCCCAAAACTAAGACTGAT GCCCAGAAGGAGCTGCTAGATGCTGAGCTGGACTTTCACAAGAAGATGAGCTCTGGAGAGGATACAACAGACCTCAAAAGAAAACTGGGGCAGCTACAGGTGGAG GCAACACGTTTGGGTTTGATCCGGCCTCCAGCAGGTCGAGGTCGCGGCCGAGGAAAGCTGGGCCCAGATCCTGGTGTGATGCACGTGGGCCGTGGCCGGAGTCGAAACCGGGAAATGATGGCGCGCGGCGGGCCTGTGAACCGTATGGTGGTTGATCACAGACCCAGAGCCCTGGCTATTTTAGGGGTCACTcaggaggaaaaagaagagCTAATGCCGCACTTTGTG AAATTTGGCGAAATCGAGGATCTCCGTGACCAAGACGCCAACAGTGTCGTCATGACCTTTAAGACACGGAGTGAAGCAGAGAAT GCAGCAAACCAGGGAGCTAAGTTCAAAGGTCGTGTTCTGCAGATTTCCTGGTACAAGCCCAAGACACCCTCTGTTACAACGGAaccagaggaagaggaggctaAAGATGAGGACAGTGCG AAGGAAGCTAGCTCTTATCTACctggggaggaagaggaagaagaggaggaggaagaggatgacgATGAAGACGATGAGTACGAGAGTCGATCTTGGAGGCGATAA
- the rbm27 gene encoding RNA-binding protein 27 isoform X1: MIIENVEALKSWLAKLLEPICDADPSALANYVVALVKKDKPEKELKALCADQLDVFLQKETVGFVDKLFECLTTKNYLGNPAAKETPKEEIKLPAVKAEVVEAETPEEENRRRRSPLRNRSDFNESRNRDERRRDERKRRDFDRHGKSGSDSHRERERHERRRGSPRGRSYSRSRSRSRSGSRGKSRDREHRGGRDFKSKFEAERKDTDGYNSSTTSGSLQQQQQHPPPLLPLHTPLHPFSSSSSSSGAGGVPVATPAHLPDSTTDSWSGYYGTRQDGVCKPFSKTASLKQRCRDYDEKGFCVRGDHCLYDHGSDPLIVDDVNLPNIIPFPPPPILPPAGLPMPPITEPPPSLRMPSMPPYGQPPPPGVFPMTGPPLIATSGIDTPNHQSAITSSPPVGPPGVGLPPTLPPPPPPPSSTSSVSLRPQYVQSEYNYDPEGYNPESPGLTVAGRNPYRQFIPRVQSQRSNLIGLTSSEGQGSRAANIVIQTEPATAPSTPGSNVSRFNTEQDSRKRTMGPSTAEGPAPKKPWMEKPSFNNQHKGAFPKRNHYVNTKLEVRKIPRELNNITKLNEHFSKFGTIVNIQVVFGGDPDAALIQYTKNEEARRAISSTEAVLNNRFIRVYWHREPGANATGLQQQEQSSGSQVAGSAPNQGLQHSNMHKGIKQHNPAAYVLNKTIPKHHLSAAAGATTNAKSDNLNPNTDTAAVVPAPTNTQKGHYTSTATKSSSKSLGKTGKALEAQEALKKKQEALKLQQDMRKKKQEMLETQIECQKALISRLEKNRGMKPEERANIMKTLKELTEKITQLQNEMNPASQVSSAKTNHSQPKTKTDAQKELLDAELDFHKKMSSGEDTTDLKRKLGQLQVEATRLGLIRPPAGRGRGRGKLGPDPGVMHVGRGRSRNREMMARGGPVNRMVVDHRPRALAILGVTQEEKEELMPHFVKFGEIEDLRDQDANSVVMTFKTRSEAENAANQGAKFKGRVLQISWYKPKTPSVTTEPEEEEAKDEDSAKEASSYLPGEEEEEEEEEEDDDEDDEYESRSWRR, from the exons ATGATCATAGAAAATGTTGAAGCCTTGAAATCGTGGCTGGCAAAGCTCCTGGAGCCGAT ATGTGATGCTGACCCCTCTGCATTAGCCAACTATGTAGTTGCTCTTGTGAAGAAGGACAAACCAGAGAAGGAACTGAAAGCACTTTGTGCTGATCAGCTTGATGTCTTCCTACAAAAAg AGACGGTGGGATTTGTTGATAAACTTTTTGAATGTTTGACGACCAAGAACTACCTGGGAAATCCTGCTGCCAAGGAAACTCCCAAAGAGGAGATTAAACTGCCTGCAGTCAAGGCTGAAGTTGTTGAG GCTGAAACACCCGAGGAAGAGAACAGGCGAAGGAGAAGTCCTCTGAGAAATCGCTCTGACTTCAATGAGTCCAG GAACCGCGATGAGAGGAGGCGAGACGAGCGCAAGCGCCGTGACTTTGATCGGCACGGGAAAAGCGGCAGCGACTCCCACCGGGAGCGTGAGCGCCATGAGCGGCGCAGGGGCAGCCCCCGTGGGAGAAGCTACAGCAGGAGCCGCAGCCGGAGCAGGAGTGGCAGTCGTGGAAAGAGCAGGGATAGGGAGCACAGAGGAGGCAGAG ACTTCAAGTCAAAGTTTGAGGCAGAAAGGAAGGACACTGATGGATACAACTCTTCCACCACATCCGgctctctgcagcagcagcagcagcacccgCCACCTCTCCTGCCcttacacacacctctgcatcccttttcctcttcttcctcgtcTTCAGGAGCTGGGGGTGTACCGGTAGCAACACCGGCTCACTTGCCCGACAGCACTACAGACAGCTGGTCTGGCTACTACGGAACGAGGCAAGATGGTGTTTGCAAACCTTTCAGCAAGACTGCTTCACTCAAACAGCGCTGCAGGGATTACGATG AAAAAGGATTTTGTGTCCGTGGTGACCATTGTCTCTATGATCACGGCAGTGACCCCCTCATAGTCGACGATGTCAATCTACCAAATATTATTCCGTTCCCACCCCCACCTATTCTGCCACCTGCCGGGCTGCCCATGCCCCCCATCACTGAACCACCTCCCTCCCTCAGGATGCCTTCTATGCCACCCTATGGCCAGCCACCACCACCAGGTGTTTTCCCTATGACAG GAcccccactgatagcaaccagtGGGATTGATACCCCCAACCACCAATCTGCAATCACTTCTTCTCCTCCCGTCGGACCGCCTGGTGTGGGCCTACCTCCtacacttcctcctcctcctccacctccttccTCGACCTCATCTGTGTCTCTTCGTCCCCAATATGTCCAGTCTGAAT ACAACTACGATCCAGAAGGCTACAACCCAGAATCTCCAGGCCTGACTGTAGCAGGACGTAACCCATATCGTCAGTTTATTCCCCGGGTGCAGTCTCAACGCTCCAACCTCATTGGCCTCACCTCCAGTGAAGGTCAAGGCTCCAGAG CTGCCAACATAGTGATCCAGACAGAACCAGCTACTGCACCCAGCACTCCTGGAAGTAACGTGTCCCGTTTCAACACAGAGCAGGACAGCAGGAAGAGGACCATGGGACCCAGTACAGCTGAAGGGCCAGCACCTAAAAAACCCTGGATGGAAAA GCCGAGCTTCAACAACCAGCATAAGGGTGCTTTTCCCAAGAGGAATCATTACGTGAACACAAAGTTGGAGGTGCGCAAGATCCCGCGCGAGCTCAACAACATCACCAAACTGAACGAGCACTTCAGCAAGTTTGGAACCATCGTCAATATACAG GTTGTGTTTGGCGGAGACCCAGATGCGGCATTGATCCAGTACACAAAGAATGAAGAAGCCAGACGAGCCATATCCAGCACAGAAGCGGTCCTTAACAACCGCTTTATCCGCGTGTACTGGCACCGCGAGCCTGGTGCCAATGCCACAGGCcttcagcagcaggagcagagcTCAGGGAGCCAGGTGGCCGGGTCAGCGCCCAACCAGGGGCTGCAGCACAGCAACATGCATAAA GGGATCAAGCAGCACAATCCAGCTGCTTATGTGTTGAACAAGACTATACCCAAGCATCATCTGTCTGCAGCAGCTGGGGCCACGACAAATGCCAAGTCGGACAACCTGAATCCAAACACAGACACGGCTGCT GTGGTGCCTGCTCCTACAAACACTCAGAAGGGCCACTACACTTCCACAGCCACCAAGTCTTCCTCAAAGAGCCTTGGGAAAACGGGAAAAGCACTGGAAGCACAGGAAGCTCTCAAGAAAAAGCAG GAGGCACTAAAACTCCAGCAAGACATGAGAAAGAAGAAACAGGAGATGTTAGAGACACAGATTGAgtgtcagaaa GCACTGATAAGTCGACTGGAGAAAAACCGAGGCATGAAACCTGAAGAGAGGGCCAACATCATGAAAACGCTGAAAGAACTAACGGAAAAGATCACCCAGCTCCAGAATGAAATGAACCCTGCCTCCCAGGTCTCAAGCGCCAAAACTAACCACAGCCAGCCCAAAACTAAGACTGAT GCCCAGAAGGAGCTGCTAGATGCTGAGCTGGACTTTCACAAGAAGATGAGCTCTGGAGAGGATACAACAGACCTCAAAAGAAAACTGGGGCAGCTACAGGTGGAG GCAACACGTTTGGGTTTGATCCGGCCTCCAGCAGGTCGAGGTCGCGGCCGAGGAAAGCTGGGCCCAGATCCTGGTGTGATGCACGTGGGCCGTGGCCGGAGTCGAAACCGGGAAATGATGGCGCGCGGCGGGCCTGTGAACCGTATGGTGGTTGATCACAGACCCAGAGCCCTGGCTATTTTAGGGGTCACTcaggaggaaaaagaagagCTAATGCCGCACTTTGTG AAATTTGGCGAAATCGAGGATCTCCGTGACCAAGACGCCAACAGTGTCGTCATGACCTTTAAGACACGGAGTGAAGCAGAGAAT GCAGCAAACCAGGGAGCTAAGTTCAAAGGTCGTGTTCTGCAGATTTCCTGGTACAAGCCCAAGACACCCTCTGTTACAACGGAaccagaggaagaggaggctaAAGATGAGGACAGTGCG AAGGAAGCTAGCTCTTATCTACctggggaggaagaggaagaagaggaggaggaagaggatgacgATGAAGACGATGAGTACGAGAGTCGATCTTGGAGGCGATAA